The DNA segment AGCAAGCACTCTGCAAGGGCAACGCATGCTCTGGTCACTCACTCAGAGGTGCAACAAAACTCTGGAGGACAGAAACATCAGTGCTCTGCTGCAAATTCAAGACAAGCGCTATCACATATTTAACAGGCAAAGACACTGCTGTTCCACCTCCTACTTGAGATCAAATCTGCAACTGGAATTCAGATGGTGTGCAGAAAGATAACCCTGAGGACTGCAGTTCTTCATTCAGGACAGAGATTACAGTAACCATCCAGTATCACCACAATATTCACCCAGATCTGTGAGTGCTGTTTcaggcttgctttatttttaaagagaatgCCACAGCAAACAGACCCAGGAGGACAGTGGCAAGGCACTTCCAGACCGGACTGATACACGTTTGTTTCACTTAACCATGCCATTCTTCACTAGCGAGTGAGGATTTTTGGTCACTGGTAAAGTAGCTAGAAGGAAGCCCGGAAATCACACATTCACCCAGTTTCACACTGTGCTAAATGAACAGAGACAAGCTTTCCTAATAGCACGCTACTCACCTGTTCCAGATCCACATCATCAGCTAGTTTCATATTTTTCGTGTGGATCTGCAGGATCTCCAGACGCCCGGTGGCATCTGGGATACCGATATCTACTTCTCTGTCAAAACGACCTGGGGAGTACAAAACATATGCTGAGCTGCTGATTCTGCGAACTAAGAGCTGCAGTTGCTGCCTTTCTCTGACAGAGGaatcagaatgctttgggttggaagggacctttaaaggtcatctagtccaacccccctgcagtgagcagggacatcttcaactagaccaggttgctcagagcactgtccaacctgaccttgaatgtttccagggatggggcatgtaccacctctctgggcaacctgttccagggtctcaccaccctcatggtaaaaaatttcttccttatgtctagtccaAATCTaacctctcttagtttaaagccattgctccttgtcctatcaggAACATGATGGCGagccacaaacacatacaattTCAGAAATTGCCAGAGCTTTGAGTTTCTCTGCAGCATCTGTCAGCACAGTAGCAGTCAGATCAAAGAAGGAGCAAAGGCTTTAGCCATTTAGGGAAAGTGAGACTACTGTATTAACTAGAGTTTAAGATTATATAAACACAgaggatttctgttttttctgagcGTCATTTATAGGAAAATATACTTTCCCTAACCAACACACCATGAGACATTTTTGTTTATTCCTACCTTTGTGTCCTCAGCACAGGAGTCCACAAATACtgagatttaatttttcagaaCTTTCATAGCAGTATCCAAGTGGTGAAAAACATGAACTGCCCCAATATCTGGGGAGGCAGGAAACCTACGCATTACTGCAATATTAACTAAGGTACATACACCTATCATTTTCCTCTAGCCATAGCTGTGCATTCAAATGCCTTATTACACATTTAAGAggccatttttttcctgcaaacttAACTGGTTTGCTATTATAGACTTTATCAATTGGTCATACAACAGACATTCATTCACACTGCAAAGTTTCAAAAATCTGAATCTCAGAAACTACCAGACTTCTCATCAATAGAAGTAGGAGAAATTGGACAATTCAGAGCCTTCTGCAACCTGAGGTATGAACAACCCCTCAAGCGTTTAGTCCTGAAATAGCCTCACCTAATTGATGAAGTGAAAAAGCATGCTACCCTCTAAGTATTTCATTATTTCTACAAGTTCTAACCtaataaagcacagaaaatgaTACCAAAGGCTGGAAGcctagaaattaatttcaaacaagTAGCTGGAGACAAGTCAATAGTTGATGTAACACACAGAAGATGTTTAATACTAATTTCTGCTCAATCTTTCCAAGGCCCCTGAAGGCCCATAACAAAGTATCtgataaacacacacacaaaaaagatggCAATCGCGGTTACCAAATCGCCTGAGTGCCGGGTCAATGCTGTTAGGTCTGTTGGTAGCTGCCATAACGATCACATGTGCTCTCTGTTTCAGTCCATCCATAAGAGTCAACAGCTGAGACACTATGCGACGTTCCACCTCTCCATGTGTCTATGGAGAGAGAAAGTAATGATTAGACCTAAAGCTCGAAAACACAGCACAGGAGCTAGTACTGCACCAGAGCAGACAGATACAACAGACACAAGCTGTTAAACACTGTGAGCTGTATCGGGTTCTTCTGATATCCAATTTCTGACATCCAACTGAATTCAAGCGTTACGTTAAATACTGCTTTACCTTGTAGTCAAATGCAGAAATTCACACCAGTTGCTACCAAAAAAGATGTACTCCTTGACCTTCTACAGGCTTTCTTTACCTTCTCTCTCTTGGGAGCAATGGCATCCAGTTCATCAATAAAGATGATGGCAGGAgcattcttctctgcttcttcaaAAGCTTTCCTCAGGTTGCTCTCAGACTCACCAGCCAGCTTGCTCATGATCTCAGGACCTGAAAAAATAATGGGACTATGGCACCCAGAAGAGAGGCAGCTAGCCCCAGCTGAATTGTTTTAGTACAACGTTCACATGGGAGTATCTATATTTCAAGCCAAAGCAAATACTATTAACCAAGTTCACTAAATTTGCAGCTGAACAGGCAAGAACAGCAGGCAGAATTACTTTCTATCATTATTCTGGTGTTTTCAGTTTACTCTAACAGAATGCAGCACTAGTCAATGAGATACCTTTAGCTGCCTCTTTCCTTACCCTATTTCATACTTGGTGAGCTTCTCTGTAATGTGCcactgtgggaaaccatataatctgagacagaacagcgctgtctcatgaccctgaaagatcagcgcatcctgcgcctcccttctctgttctcaggagataagctgttttcacacatgcagctgcaaaagatcccggaaaacagcaactgtgaactggcattcgcaaagccacgaatccaaagctgattggctctagtaactattgcattagtatataaggtatataataaataaataaataaaatgattctgatcgagcacaagattggggtccgtgaagtcattcaccacagatggcGCCCGAACGTGGGTTTTcaaacatgaagatattcagacataaagatatttgggtataaagatatttggacatgaagatattcagacttggagatcattaccggtggtgaaccgcagctgggaccaagaggagagacatacgcacgcgtgtgcacacacaagaggagacatcacccttcgctggaacgATTGAGGTGAGCCGCTGTGGATTTATatgatgggacagtcagctacaaaggagcaaaagctccatcaagagattttatcagttacaaagttggttaaattgttagtttggataagagactattgctcgtggtacccttccgcAGGTTCGTATGATAGCTCggtgtgggcaaaggtgggggaggaattgcagacaaaaaaggacttgcggcttgaagtccctgacgaaatcattattacttggaaaacggtgtatacagctttaaatgctctaaaacctgcagaaactatcttacaagtgtcggctgcccctcctccgttcttcctaatatctaatgtaaatctgccctcttttagtttacagccattcccccttgtcctatcactacacacccttgtgaaaagcccctctccatccttcctgtaggcccccttcaggcactggaacgctgctataaggtcaccccggagccttctcttctccaggctgaacagccccaactctctcagcctgtcctcataggagaggtgctccagccctctgatcatctttgtggccctcctctggacccgctccatcacatccatgtccttcttctgctgggggctccagagctggacgcagcactccaggtggggtctcacgagagcggagtaaaggggcagaatcacctcccttgacctgctggccacgcttctcttgatgcagcccaggatagggttggctttctgggctgcaagtgcacatcgTCAGCTCATTTTGAGCTTCTCCTTttaaggagggtaattgtcataggtgattcccttctgaggggaacagagggccaaatatgccgaccggacccatcccacagggaagtctgctgcctccctggggcccgggttagggatgttgcgaagaaactccctggcctggtgcagccctctgattattaccccctcttggtaatgcaggttggcggggatgagatcgcggagagaagtcccaaggccatcaaaagggacttcagggcactggggtgactggttgagggatcaggggcgcaggtggtgttttcctccatcccttcagtggcagggaacagcactgaaaggggcaggaaaactcacctggttaacaggtggctcagggactggtgccattggtcaaattttggcttctttgatcatggggaggtgtacacagcaccgggcctgctggcgacagagggagtccagctgtctcaaaggggaaaaagaattcttggccacgagctggcggggctcatggagagggctttaaactaggttcgaagggggaaggggacatcgcccacctcactagggatgagcctaggcttggcgtgccagggtcaggggtgagattgacagcctagctcaagtgtgtctataccaacgcacgtagcatgggcaataaacaggaggagctggaagccattatacagcaggacggctacgacttggtcgccatcacagaaacgtggtgggacaactcgcatgactggcatgctgtcatggatagctgcaaactctttaggaaagacagaccaacagggagaggtggtggagttgctctatatgtgagggagcaactggaatgccttgagcttggcctgggggcaaatgaggaaggagctgagagcttgggggttagaattaagggacaggctcacacgggtgacattacggtgggtgtgtactacaggccacctgaccaggaggaggaaattgatgaggccttctacaggcagctgcaagcagcctcacaatcacaggccctggttctcatgggggacttcaaccaccctgacatcagctgggaagaccacacagctaggcaggcgcaatccaggaggttcctacagagcatcgaagataactttctgatgcaagtggtggaggaaccaacaaggaaaggcgcgctgctggaccttgtgttaacaaacaaggagggactggtggaggatgtgaaggtcggaggtagactcggctgcagtgaccatgaaatggtcgagttcaggatcctgcgtggaggaagcagggcgataagcaggatcaaaacctgggatgtcaggagggctaactttggcctcttcaaggagctactgggaggaatcccgtgggccagggctctcgaaggcaggggggtccaagagtgctggtcgctctttaaacgtcacttcctccatgctcaggagcggtgcatccccctgagaaagaaatcgagcaaaggaggcaggagacgtgcatggttgaacaaggagcttctagcggagatcaggtggaagagaaaggtccatggaatgtggaaagaggggcaggccacttgggaagagtacaggaatgtggtcagagcgtgcagggatgccacgaggaaggccaaagcccacctggaattgaagctggcaagggatgtcaaggacaacaagaagggcttcttcaactacatcagcagcaaaaggaaggctagggacaatgtggggccgctgctgaatgaggcgggtgtcctggtgacggaggatgcggagaaggcagaactactgaatgccttctttgcttcagtcttcagtgccaagactggccctcagaaatcccaggccctggaggtaagagaagaagcctacagagaggacgactttcccttggtcgaggaggactgtgtgagggatcgcttaagcgatctggacatccacaaatccatgggccccgatggaatgcacccaggagtgctgagggagctggcggatgtcattactgagccactctccatcatctttgagaggtcctggaggacaggagaggtgcccgaggactggagaaaggccaatgttgtggggggatggcaaggctcgaccgaattgcttgttgtagaaaatccattttaagcttagcacacggtgtccttgacagaacaaggaatttaacaaatcaactctgcggttagcaagaatgtgaaaaacaggttgcagctggagaagaatgagggagtatgggcggagttgacatttagctggctagccaataatgagctctaactttgcaatatgtagtagctaattaatcactctataaattgtgtaaccaaactgtaataaacgaagcttgcttatcactcacattgagttggctgcattcttccgccgtctctccaggacagcaaccctcggggtagaacttcgccccgacacttggcgcccgaacagggacctggagcagcggcaaggagcggggcactgggagcagcgaccagggggcagaagcgaccgaacactgcgctgtggtgtgtcgacttaggagcctgactacgcgatcttgcgtacgctcgccaccgcaagggctacaggttaagggctgcaaggatatcgcttcggcaggtatatgtttttaatttttattaaaggaTAGAGGATTATTgataaaggtatggataaggaagtagccctagagttgttacagcgctttttagaaaagcggggagtagagcttggttgtattaaacagctagcgggactagtggcaaccggtaagctcaaggggttttttaagactccagattcgttatttgaggagaaggagtggagggattttggagacgtgttatgggatatggtgattgatgatgacaagataggtaaaaagttaatgaagccgtggcgggaggttatcaattgcattaagaggtataaagttgagaaaaaccttgcggccgttgttactcagaagttggaaaaggtagagccgtcagcccccccgccggaggcgggatgttccttgttttctagtggaaccacggcaccccctggagacaatgccttgttatttagcacgagtaaggtcccggagcctccgtgctgggaaaaagtgaaggtgacgatggaggggtctagtaacaatcaagaggctgaggaagaaaaggagttagggatagggcggaaggtggagcagcaagggatggagcaaggaaagggggagcaagggaataaagaaacgggaaaggatagtgggacctgtaggagaccgatgggtattaattggaggaaggtggcagacgaagcgtctgaggcaggggaatttctccccttggcctttccggtagcgtttgaagaagatgcgcatggggattatcatggtaatcatgttccgttaggctggaaattgttgtcacagttacggaacacggtgaatgagtcaggtttgcacggcgagccatctaagcagatgttgaattatatatggggaggtgctgtgctttgtcctgaggatattaaggttattatgcgaatgattatgactcagtcgcagttattgttgtggcaggcccattggcagcgatattgtgaagcgtccgctcaaacgccgcgggagcagggcgatccgctgcgaggcgtaacagtagaacaactgatgggggcaggtccttttgtcactatcagggcacaactgcagatggggccgcagcggtgcttggaggctatgcgtacggctagagctgctcttgaacacgttaaaactgcacagccctcgccgtcctatatgggcattaagcaaggaagggaggaaacttttgctcgctttattgatcgcctcactagtgccatagaacagtcagatgtaccggagtggatgagggcagctttgttgaggcagtgtgttattcagaattcgaatactcagactagaaacatcataagttctttacccgctgatgccacagtagaactaatgttggatagaatgagtagggtaccggtaggaccacaagctatgttggtcgaggctatgaaacagttaggaagcgatatccttcaagcccaacaacaggccttcacagcccaacagcaaatccaacagcaagtgttcgccgctctgcaaccccttcgagttaatgctgcggaggcacgaccgaagccgccacgaaactttaagtgttaccgatgtgggcgagaaggacatatgagacgtaattgtcaagccaccagggtgtggtgtgagaactgccgtacgaacaatcacaatactgagatatgtctcaagtcaggaaacggacggatgagcgcgtcgagccgtcgcgccccgacacaagtagcagctccagcagtgcagcaagtgactgccaacttacaaacgcccacagcgacatcagcagccagttacaaccagctacagccggcagcctcggaatggatgtggcaacggcagtagctgtcaccctattggatcaaagaccccaacgagtaccaagcaatgtaaagggaccagtgattattaataaacaagcatgtgaaacgttattactcggccgctcgtcaacaagcctaaaaggtttgacggtcatcccaagactcattgacgccgattttaccgggactattagtatcattgtccagacatcgtttccgccaatacatattccaacaggcagcaaaattgcccaattggtaccgctgccgcacctgaccgCGGGTATTTCCCCGGAAATCACCActccccgggaggaccgaggatttggctcaacgggagcaggagtatttctgaccatgtctatgaaccgtcgaccgactacgatggctacgctacaggcccggggtcaacagatccacctctcgctgctgttggatacaggtgctgacttaactattgtagaagaaggggtctggcctaaaacatggcctacgaaaccaatggagcgaggagttgaaggagtgggaggatacactccggtacaacggagcgtggaccgtattttgataatcatagacaacagacatgcgaccgtgccagtcactgtcatgcccctcccgactggagtgaatggtctaattggaagagatgttcttgaccaattgggggtggtgctaaccaccgagaaggtttttcagtaacggtcactgcaacctgggctttcccgatcccattgcagtggataacgaacgaaccagtgtgggtc comes from the Opisthocomus hoazin isolate bOpiHoa1 chromosome W, bOpiHoa1.hap1, whole genome shotgun sequence genome and includes:
- the LOC142365531 gene encoding uncharacterized protein LOC142365531, with product MDKEVALELLQRFLEKRGVELGCIKQLAGLVATGKLKGFFKTPDSLFEEKEWRDFGDVLWDMVIDDDKIGKKLMKPWREVINCIKRYKVEKNLAAVVTQKLEKVEPSAPPPEAGCSLFSSGTTAPPGDNALLFSTSKVPEPPCWEKVKVTMEGSSNNQEAEEEKELGIGRKVEQQGMEQGKGEQGNKETGKDSGTCRRPMGINWRKVADEASEAGEFLPLAFPVAFEEDAHGDYHGNHVPLGWKLLSQLRNTVNESGLHGEPSKQMLNYIWGGAVLCPEDIKVIMRMIMTQSQLLLWQAHWQRYCEASAQTPREQGDPLRGVTVEQLMGAGPFVTIRAQLQMGPQRCLEAMRTARAALEHVKTAQPSPSYMGIKQGREETFARFIDRLTSAIEQSDVPEWMRAALLRQCVIQNSNTQTRNIISSLPADATVELMLDRMSRVPVGPQAMLVEAMKQLGSDILQAQQQAFTAQQQIQQQVFAALQPLRVNAAEARPKPPRNFKCYRCGREGHMRRNCQATRVWCENCRTNNHNTEICLKSGNGRMSASSRRAPTQVAAPAVQQVTANLQTPTATSAASYNQLQPAASEWMWQRQ